A stretch of Tigriopus californicus strain San Diego chromosome 11, Tcal_SD_v2.1, whole genome shotgun sequence DNA encodes these proteins:
- the LOC131890973 gene encoding putative uncharacterized protein DDB_G0277255, with the protein MEYLHNTSKRNFMARSNPIGLAEPSIAVGKDGSFYRSSEHIFTNLSSNGRTRASSSTPDRDMGPGGLKATKQRHSSLSNLSGGVGIRPGAGLISTGKRNNVHMFMPFGESSTKEIGYKKTSSSSSSSTTYKSHQQTRATTSNFQNATSTPSEKSSKAAKEASTIIKKGIEEIEYLTKVADRQDVTIVQARSTQSAKAPEPQEIRVTSNGDHLLHDGEKREEMSPSVNGTFQAVDMMLKSTLIDEPVQFTVKRAPRARSLSRTNTFLPDQSVTISLPASRQTSRNSSVEPEGIQRQRRQREQQQQQQQQEQQQSLTSDHRSSSVEIFNGTYEMRVPHPASRRKLSAEISEIKSEVYSFTASGDGKSQGQKSNDIIPPSNESMAQEMPNELTMTSLANGKNESFTNSGAKPPSSSNPMAEKRESGTTSSAKKSASMRQGNDKPSVESHNTNGVGSALKGLSTALENLQNQQNEQKSKLLVNGTKKRNGKSRKRHGSGASSSEISVSVNVSLNSSRRSSRQTSPDRGSVGSGIRSRRNSMDLFSADYDMKMKKQKKGGGSVELRQKSSSHIQYDDNTKQDLKLCSRCHSSDHSAQGCTEFDDLLCPRCLEWDHWEDTCPFNDPEVPAAQCNICDSFGHKSTIHAVTGFQQRRVIVDTMSWEPFNGWFYESVFRSWWQLNGCGGVPLYKLYRRKTDWRTDVQPIIGECNDEMSDFGRSLARPQQPDTKNYSLSKTDSLEELMKTVRAPRTRRPPSVSDDPDSGRSTPEHLKKYSGSTDQEEASSGSDKTKRLRTFSETLKMLDDDILAELNIDK; encoded by the coding sequence ATGGAATATCTTCACAACACGTCCAAGCGCAATTTTATGGCCAGAAGCAATCCCATTGGTCTGGCGGAACCATCAATTGCCGTGGGCAAAGATGGCTCATTTTACCGAAGTTCCGAGCACATCTTCACCAACTTGAGCTCTAATGGAAGAACAAGGGCCTCGAGCTCCACACCAGACCGAGACATGGGACCTGGAGGCCTGAAAGCCACGAAGCAAAGGCACTCGTCCTTGTCTAATTTAAGCGGCGGAGTGGGCATTCGCCCTGGAGCAGGACTAATCTCCACGGGAAAGAGGAATAACGTACACATGTTCATGCCGTTTGGCGAATCGTCCACCAAGGAGATTGGTTACAAAAAGACTTCCTCAAGTTCCAGCTCATCCACCACATACAAAAGCCACCAACAAACCAGGGCCACAACGTCGAACTTTCAAAATGCCACTAGTACCCCAAGTGAGAAATCCTCCAAGGCGGCGAAAGAGGCTTCGACAATCATCAAGAAAGGAATTGAGGAAATCGAATACCTGACGAAAGTGGCTGATCGGCAAGATGTCACAATAGTCCAAGCACGGTCCACTCAGTCTGCCAAGGCACCAGAGCCTCAGGAAATTCGAGTCACTTCCAATGGGGATCATCTTCTTCATGATGGTGAGAAGCGGGAAGAAATGAGCCCCAGCGTCAATGGCACATTTCAGGCGGTGGACATGATGCTCAAGAGCACTTTGATCGATGAACCCGTTCAATTCACAGTGAAACGTGCTCCTCGAGCTAGGTCATTGTCTCGTACGAATACGTTCCTTCCCGATCAGAGTGTGACCATTTCTTTGCCGGCCTCTCGACAAACCAGTCGAAATAGCAGCGTGGAACCTGAAGGGATCCAAAGGCAACGTCGTCAAagagagcaacaacaacaacaacaacagcaggaGCAGCAGCAAAGTTTAACATCCGACCATCGGAGCTCAAGTGTGGAGATTTTCAATGGAACCTACGAGATGCGTGTTCCACATCCTGCATCCAGGCGAAAGCTCTCGGCCGAAATTAGCGAGATTAAATCCGAGGTATACTCGTTTACCGCTAGTGGTGACGGAAAGAGCCAGGGACAGAAATCCAACGACATCATCCCACCGTCCAATGAGTCAATGGCACAAGAAATGCCCAACGAGCTGACAATGACATCCTTGGCCAATGGCAAAAACGAGTCGTTCACAAATTCAGGGGCAAAACCCCCGTCATCCTCGAACCCAATGGCAGAAAAACGTGAGAGTGGCACAACGTCATCAGCCAAGAAGAGTGCCTCTATGAGGCAAGGAAATGATAAGCCCTCAGTCGAAAGCCACAACACCAACGGAGTGGGATCGGCCTTGAAAGGCTTGTCGACGGCTCTAGAAAATCtgcaaaaccaacaaaacgAACAAAAGTCCAAGTTGTTAGTCAACGGGACGAAGAAGCGGAATGGGAAATCTCGGAAGAGACACGGCAGTGGAGCCTCATCCTCGGAGATATCCGTCAGCGTCAATGTGAGCCTGAACTCCTCTCGGCGATCCTCGAGGCAAACCAGTCCAGACCGAGGCAGTGTGGGATCAGGCATCCGCAGTCGAAGGAACAGTATGGATCTGTTCTCGGCCGATTACgacatgaagatgaagaagcagaagaaagGAGGAGGATCGGTGGAATTGAGGCAAAAGTCCTCGAGCCACATCCAATATGACGATAACACGAAGCAGGATTTGAAGTTGTGTTCACGTTGTCATTCGTCGGATCACTCGGCTCAAGGTTGCACCGAATTTGATGACCTTCTGTGTCCCAGATGTCTCGAATGGGATCATTGGGAGGATACGTGCCCATTTAATGACCCCGAAGTGCCTGCTGCTCAATGCAACATCTGTGACAGCTTTGGCCATAAATCCACCATCCATGCAGTGACAGGGTTCCAGCAGCGACGAGTCATTGTCGATACCATGAGTTGGGAACCCTTCAACGGGTGGTTTTACGAGAGCGTCTTCAGATCGTGGTGGCAACTCAACGGCTGTGGGGGCGTGCCTTTGTATAAACTCTACCGACGTAAAACTGACTGGCGAACGGATGTCCAACCAATAATCGGCGAATGCAATGACGAGATGTCCGATTTTGgacgctcgctcgctcgcccGCAGCAACCCGACACGAAAAATTACTCCCTGAGCAAAACGGACAGTCTTGAGGAGCTCATGAAAACCGTGCGGGCTCCTAGGACCCGCAGACCACCCTCAGTATCGGATGATCCCGACAGTGGCCGATCGACGCCCGAGCACTTGAAGAAATATTCTGGCTCCACCGATCAGGAGGAGGCTAGTTCCGGGAGTGACAAGACCAAAAGGCTGCGCACGTTTTCAGAGACTCTCAAGATGTTGGACGATGATATTTTGGCCGAGCTAAATATTGACAAATGA